One part of the Marinobacter sp. M3C genome encodes these proteins:
- a CDS encoding nucleotidyltransferase domain-containing protein has protein sequence MAAKPPENSTIQKLRELLTHFPNIRVAALFGSMALGKERPDSDIDVAVQANKALVANERIALTEAIALAFNRPVDLIDLRTAGQPLLDQIVSSGIQVVGKRHLWGDLIYRNIMENEDFVPYQKRILEGRRHTWMNNS, from the coding sequence GCTCCGCGAGTTACTCACCCATTTCCCCAATATCCGGGTTGCGGCTCTTTTTGGCTCCATGGCTCTGGGCAAAGAGCGGCCAGACAGCGACATTGATGTAGCCGTACAGGCCAACAAAGCGCTGGTAGCAAATGAGCGCATCGCCCTAACCGAGGCCATAGCCCTGGCTTTTAATCGGCCTGTAGACTTGATTGACTTGCGTACTGCAGGCCAGCCCCTTCTGGACCAAATCGTGAGTAGTGGCATACAAGTGGTAGGAAAAAGACACCTGTGGGGCGACCTGATATACCGGAACATTATGGAAAACGAAGATTTTGTACCCTACCAAAAACGCATACTCGAAGGGCGGCGACACACATGGATGAACAACTCGTAG
- a CDS encoding PhzF family phenazine biosynthesis protein has product MNYSTIAVKTIEAHIIKGFVTDGMGGNPAGVVLDAGELNEAEMLSIAAKIGLSETAFVSSSDTEGFKLDFFTPNRRIAHCGHATIATFSYLAELGRIAEGETSKETVDGPRKILIKDGAAYMEQLAPKYRMPDDWTKDAVTVAQVLQSLGLTENDLDISISPMQVNTGNSFIVVGVKDGATLRSVKPDFDLISVISEKLDLIGYYIFTTDNHATEKDATTRMFAPRYAISEESATGMAAGPLACVLHDHLHINKRTFLIEQGKFMEPVSPSLITVELSVENEKIQGLMAGGHGKVSRSLNIDY; this is encoded by the coding sequence ATGAACTATTCTACAATCGCGGTTAAAACGATCGAAGCCCACATTATCAAAGGATTTGTGACAGACGGCATGGGCGGCAACCCTGCCGGCGTCGTGCTCGACGCCGGCGAACTTAACGAAGCAGAAATGCTTTCTATCGCCGCAAAAATAGGGCTTTCTGAAACGGCTTTCGTTTCATCATCGGATACAGAGGGCTTTAAACTCGACTTCTTTACACCCAACCGTCGAATTGCCCATTGCGGTCACGCAACCATTGCAACATTTTCCTATCTTGCAGAACTTGGGCGTATTGCTGAAGGAGAAACATCAAAAGAAACCGTTGATGGCCCACGCAAAATATTAATCAAAGACGGTGCTGCCTATATGGAGCAGTTGGCACCTAAATATCGCATGCCCGACGACTGGACAAAAGATGCCGTAACGGTTGCTCAAGTCCTACAATCTCTGGGATTGACTGAGAACGATCTGGACATCAGCATCAGCCCCATGCAAGTGAACACTGGAAACAGCTTTATTGTTGTTGGAGTAAAGGATGGAGCAACGCTGCGTAGCGTAAAACCTGACTTCGACCTCATCTCGGTCATCAGTGAAAAACTGGACCTTATCGGGTACTACATATTCACAACCGATAACCATGCAACCGAAAAAGACGCGACAACTCGAATGTTCGCACCGCGTTATGCCATTAGCGAGGAGTCGGCTACGGGCATGGCTGCGGGGCCTCTCGCTTGCGTCCTCCACGATCACCTACACATTAACAAACGTACGTTTTTAATCGAACAGGGCAAATTCATGGAGCCAGTATCACCCAGTCTGATCACGGTGGAACTTTCCGTCGAAAATGAAAAAATTCAGGGTCTGATGGCGGGCGGGCACGGCAAGGTTTCGAGAAGTCTCAATATCGATTATTAG
- a CDS encoding HepT-like ribonuclease domain-containing protein — MDEQLVAQKLESLRRCIQRVELKLPDNVETLLTDLDAQDIVSLNLTRAVQMSVDIASHWLAGHSESTAPKTMGQAFDALANSGVIEHDLAIRMRKSVGFRNVMVHNYDDVNWEIVFAICQYHLGDFRAFAKVFSDLIE, encoded by the coding sequence ATGGATGAACAACTCGTAGCTCAGAAACTGGAATCGCTTCGGCGTTGCATCCAGCGTGTGGAATTAAAGCTTCCTGACAACGTGGAAACACTACTGACAGACCTTGATGCGCAAGACATCGTCTCATTGAACCTCACCCGCGCCGTGCAAATGAGCGTAGACATCGCCTCCCACTGGCTCGCCGGACATAGCGAATCAACCGCACCCAAAACTATGGGGCAGGCATTCGACGCTCTTGCCAACTCCGGCGTAATTGAGCACGATCTTGCTATCAGAATGCGAAAATCGGTTGGCTTCCGAAACGTGATGGTTCACAACTACGATGATGTGAATTGGGAAATCGTGTTTGCAATTTGCCAGTACCACCTGGGTGATTTCAGAGCGTTTGCCAAGGTGTTTTCAGATCTTATTGAGTAA
- a CDS encoding LysR family transcriptional regulator yields the protein MLAAIGEKLSFTKAAERLGVDQSAVSHRIRSLEDALGHTLFDRTTRRLRLTEIGEILCHAAIDSMASWDTALDKLEHSRSTDLIRLSLSSSLAMKWLIPALPNAHALNLKLSLDVQEETVDFLINDADAAIRFGPGPYPGLHSSYLTHCWMQPVASPGYLGDGVSDAGLLEKPETVFLGDRRGEIDETDFSWDYYFSTIGSRRDGFNPDYQFDRADLMLQAVIGGMGVGLGRTLLLEGDVEAGYLKMVGPSIRMRSGYWLVCASSFAETDRFRKLLDWIKSEIKKIT from the coding sequence ATGCTCGCTGCGATCGGGGAAAAATTAAGCTTTACGAAAGCAGCTGAGCGGCTGGGTGTGGACCAGTCGGCGGTAAGTCACAGAATCAGATCATTGGAAGATGCGCTGGGTCATACTCTATTTGATCGCACCACGCGCAGGCTGCGATTAACCGAAATCGGAGAAATTCTGTGTCATGCGGCGATTGATAGTATGGCGAGCTGGGATACAGCGCTTGATAAGCTTGAGCACAGCCGATCAACCGACTTAATCCGGCTTTCTCTGTCATCTTCACTGGCAATGAAGTGGTTAATTCCGGCTTTGCCGAATGCGCACGCACTGAATCTGAAGCTGTCCTTAGACGTGCAGGAGGAAACCGTTGATTTCTTGATAAACGACGCCGATGCTGCGATCCGATTTGGGCCAGGCCCTTATCCTGGTTTACATTCGTCGTACCTTACCCATTGCTGGATGCAGCCAGTGGCTAGTCCAGGCTACCTTGGTGATGGAGTCAGTGATGCAGGACTTCTGGAAAAGCCAGAAACTGTTTTTCTTGGTGATCGTCGTGGTGAAATCGATGAGACTGATTTTAGCTGGGATTACTATTTTTCCACCATTGGTTCGAGAAGGGACGGTTTTAATCCCGACTATCAATTTGATCGCGCCGACTTGATGCTTCAGGCGGTTATTGGCGGAATGGGTGTAGGCTTGGGTCGAACTCTTCTCCTCGAAGGAGATGTCGAGGCTGGTTACCTCAAGATGGTAGGGCCATCAATCCGTATGCGGTCAGGTTATTGGTTGGTTTGTGCGTCCAGCTTTGCTGAAACGGATCGATTTAGAAAGTTACTTGACTGGATCAAAAGTGAGATCAAAAAAATAACGTGA